Proteins from one Solenopsis invicta isolate M01_SB chromosome 11, UNIL_Sinv_3.0, whole genome shotgun sequence genomic window:
- the LOC105200226 gene encoding glycerol kinase, with amino-acid sequence MPENVKKTGPLIGAIDEGTSSARFLVFDVLRRKVVALHQIEIKQKYPQEGWVEQDPMEILQAVIACIEETVKKMKNLGLSVSDIKAVGITNQRETTLVWDKETGEPLHNAIVWHDMRTTTTMEGVLDSIPNKTRNKNYLKPLCGLPMSPYFSALKIRWLIDNIPRVKQAIDAEKCAFGTVDTWLIWNLTKGQLHVTDVSNASRTMLMNIETLKWDPLLCRFFGIPQHILPEIRSSAEIYGFVANPEILANIPIAGCVGDQQGALLGQLCLKPGQAKATYGTGCFLLYNTGNTKVDSTQGLITTVGYKIARAPAVYALEGSVAVAGAALSWLRDNMQLLSNITQTQDMAERVRCSGDVYFVPAFSGLYAPYWQQDARGVICGITEDTQQYHIIRAALEAVCFQTRDILEAMVKDSGTKLTTLQVDGGMTVNDLLMQLQADLTGINVVRPKMVETTALGAAILAGIGAGLIDINEVDASQVTKFSPEISEDERDLRYSKWKMAVERSMKWDCSTTPI; translated from the exons ATGCCTGAGAACGTAAAGAAAACCGGTCCTTTGATAGGCGCAATTGACGAGGGAACAAGTAGCGCTAGATTTTTG gTGTTTGACGTATTACGTAGAAAGGTAGTTGCCTTGCATCAAATCGAAATCAAACAGAAATATCCGCAAGAAGGATGGGTGGAGCAAGATCCGATGGAGATATTGCAAGCTGTCATAGCATGTATAGAAGAGACAGTGAAAAAGATGAAGAATCTTGGCTTGTCAGTCTCGGATATTAAAGCTGTTGGGATTACTAACCAAAGGGAGACTACGCTGGTGTGGGATAAAGAGACTGGCGAGCCTTTGCATAATGCAATTg TGTGGCACGATATGAGGACAACTACAACTATGGAAGGTGTGTTGGATAGTATCCCCAACAAAACAAGGAATAAGAATTACTTGAAGCCTCTATGTGGCTTACCAATGTCTCCCTATTTTAGCGCCCTTAAGATACGCTGGTTGATAGACAATATTCCACGTGTGAAACAAGCGATAGACGCAGAAAAGTGTGCTTTCGGAACAGTTGACACGTGGCTCATTTGG AATCTTACAAAGGGCCAGTTGCACGTTACAGATGTATCAAATGCATCGCGTACAATGCTGATGAATATCGAAACATTGAAGTGGGATCCTTTATTATGTCGTTTTTTTGGCATTCCCCAACACATTCTCCCTGAAATACGATCTAGTGCAGAGATTTATGGTTTTGTTGCAAATCCTGAAATTCTCGCAAACATACCTATAGCAGGC TGTGTAGGTGATCAGCAAGGAGCTCTCCTTGGCCAGTTATGCTTGAAACCTGGTCAAGCAAAAGCTACGTATGGCACAGGATGTTTTTTGCTTTACAATACAGGAAATACA aAAGTTGATTCAACCCAAGGATTGATAACTACGGTCGGTTACAAGATCGCGCGAGCCCCGGCTGTTTACGCACTAGAAGGATCCGTCGCTGTTGCTGGAGCCGCTTTATCCTGGCTGCGAGATAACATGCAGCTTCTGAGTAATATTACGCAAACGCAGGATATGGCAGAGCGTGTAAGATGTTCAGGTGACGTGTATTTTGTACCGGCCTTTTCAGGGCTGTACGCACCTTATTGGCAGCAAGATGCACGCGG AGTAATTTGTGGTATTACCGAGGATACACAACAATATCATATCATACGAGCAGCATTAGAAGCAGTTTGCTTCCAAACGAGAGATATATTAGAAGCAATGGTAAAAGATTCAGGAACGAAACTGACAACTCTACAGGTTGACGGTGGAATGACTGTGAATGATTTGTTAATGCAATTACAGGCGGATTTAACCGGAATAAATGTTG TGAGACCGAAGATGGTTGAAACAACGGCATTAGGTGCTGCCATTCTAGCTGGTATTGGTGCAggtttaattgatattaatgaaGTGGATGCATCTCAAGTAACTAAATTCTCACCTGAAATTAGTGAAGatg AGAGAGATCTTCGATATTCTAAGTGGAAAATGGCTGTTGAAAGATCTATGAAGTGGGATTGTTCTACAACCCcaatttaa
- the LOC105200225 gene encoding uncharacterized protein LOC105200225 — translation MGRNSGKSNEKYTLSARRLSRKKGWVKRRKQLKLEKIMQGKLTNNVENESTGLEISTDLLPNITNSEVNTEMHCLDQIKEKQTNIIKEKITIGTSTEEEIIEHSEDKNSLDRYNNVKEIEECNKENNQRIKYSKDKKDIFNNVSSKDASDIQENSSVNRCIVNLSYFTCELIKVFTNHKQGINCELKYWTLYGYYRCGLLTQFLFKCDSCCYRTGIWSEPVNNKTENLNAMAVASSVKAGMEYSQLKQFFTSLNIACLSEKMYKEYKENLFTI, via the exons ATGGGAAGAAATAGTGGGAAAAGCAATGAAAAATACACGCTTTCTGCAAGACGACTATCCCGCAAAAAAGGCTGGGTGAAAAG acgtaaacaattaaaattagaaaaaatcatGCAAGGCAAGCTTACTAATAATGTTGAAAATGAATCCACTGGTCTTGAAATTTCTACTGATCTACTGCCTAATATAACAAATTCTGAGGTCAATACTGAGATGCATTGTCTTGATCAAATTAAGGAAAAACAAACAAAtatcattaaagaaaaaatcacTATAGGAACATCTACTGAAGAGGAAATCATAGAACATAGCGAAGACAAGAATTCTCTTGATagatataataatgtaaaggaAATAGAGGAATGTAACAAAGAAAACaatcaaagaattaaatattctaaggacaaaaaagatatctttaataatGTTAGTTCTAAGGATGCATCTGACATCCAAGAAAACTCATCTGTAAACAGATGCATtgtaaatttatcttattttacatGTGAgcttataaaagtatttactaATCATAAACAAGGAATcaattgtgaattaaaatattggaCACTTTATGGTTATTATCGTTGTGGATTGCTTActcaatttcttttcaaatgtgatagTTGCTGCTACAGGACTGGTATATGGTCAGAAcctgtaaataataaaacagaaaatctTAATGCCATGGCTGTAGCTTCAAGTGTTAAAGCAGGAATGGAATATTCTCAATTGAAACAGTTCTTTACGTCTCTGAACATTGCTTGTTTGTCAGAAAAAATGTATAAGGAGTACAAGGaaaatttgtttacaatttaa
- the LOC105200223 gene encoding uncharacterized protein LOC105200223 gives MRLTWTEGRYALCLLILQIRLTNSRTSWRLNAADKVVKTTDFVSAVEDDPIFDILAGSVVTGNGQAWSRTATSEKHEKVQIYCQECKGFASQERRLSSYVLKDTQNISESFPLSSQVSNEQVTCASGQSCDNIILDCGKPVNFTYYDNLIGVANRNKHPLVPEPNVALMFKKNGGKTVDVDIDLLERRLKKAKREKPKSVQLYNQIGNFWRIKGDAQRSIECFRRALAVSPHNAEVLLNLARVLLVQHYLDDATYLARRSLELQPPDRNAWEQYLTLGQIFKAYGHFQEAAVHLRHALELKPDLSDAADALKEVESLPLASIHVYTLLIIVGLVLGVLFVVLTSVECDEDSTLVNGQLQRPVQRHFSRAMAMRSLRLNVARNKRC, from the exons ATGCGACTGACGTGGACCGAGGGGAGATACGCGCTCTGCTTGTTGATCCTGCAAATAAGACTGACCAATTCGCGGACGTCCTGGCGACTGAATGCCGCCGACAAGGTCGTGAAAACGACCGACTTTGTGAGCGCGGTCGAGGACGATCCGATCTTCGACATCCTTGCGGGCAGCGTGGTCACCGGCAACGGCCAGGCTTGGAGCAGGACCGCGACGTCCGAGAAGCACGAAAAAGTACAGATATACTGTCAGGAATGCAAGGGTTTCGCCAGCCAGGAGAG ACGACTTTCGTCGTACGTGTTGAAGGACACGCAAAATATCAGCGAATCCTTCCCGCTGTCCTCGCAAGTGTCGAATGAGCAAGTGACATGCGCCTCTGGTCAGTCATGCGACAACATAATATTAGACTGTGGCAAACCAGTGAACTTTACTTACTACGACAATCTGATCGGCGTGGCAAACAGGAACAAGCACCCGTTGGTACCAGAACCCAATGTGGCCCttatgtttaaaaagaatgGTGGCAAAACTGTCGATGTCGACATTGATCTGCTGGAAAGGCGCTTGAAGAAAGCGAAACGAGAg AAACCAAAATCTGTCCAACTCTATAATCAAATAGGAAATTTTTGGCGTATAAAGGGCGATGCACAAAGATCGATTGAGTGCTTTCGTAGAGCTCTCGCCGTATCACCACATAACGCGGAAGTGCTCTTGAATTTGGCGAGAGTACTGCTGGTACAACATTACTTGGATGATGCGACATATTTAGCCAGGCGATCTTTAGAGTTGCAGCCTCCGGATCGCAACGCGTGGGAGCAATATCTTACACTTGGACAAATATTCAAG GCATATGGACATTTCCAAGAGGCAGCTGTACACTTGCGACACGCGTTGGAATTAAAACCAGATCTTTCTGATGCTGCCGACGCGTTAAAAGAAGTCGAGTCACTGCCGCTTGCAAGTATACATGTGTATACGTTGCTGATTATCGTCGGTTTG GTACTTGGTGTACTCTTTGTTGTGTTGACCAGTGTGGAATGTGATGAGGATTCAACTCTAGTCAATGGACAGCTTCAGCGTCCAGTACAACGACATTTCAGTCGTGCTATGGCTATGCGCAGCTTGCGGCTCAATGTCGCACGCAACAAACGCTGTTGA
- the LOC105200224 gene encoding NECAP-like protein CG9132, translated as METYESVLLVKSEVFVFKIPPRSTNRGYRAADWNLQEPSWTGRMRLVSQGDSITIKLEDKITGELFAKCPIEQYPGIAVEPVTDSSRYFVLRIQDDNGRSAFIGVGFLDRSDSFDLNVALQDHFKWLKNREQIEKEKEKPKQELDLRFKEGETIKINMKITKKDGSEVASKSKQRANSAVGLPPPPGGVKIAPPPAKTPTSSPAHKPPQSQNQDGTSSEWGEYASASQSASTSAPASASASASAPAPAPAAPTVNASWVQF; from the exons ATGGAGACGTACGAGAGTGTCCTCCTAGTGAAGTCTGAGGTGTTTGTCTTCAAAATTCCGCCAAGGTCGACCAACAGGGGTTATCG GGCAGCCGATTGGAACCTACAAGAACCCTCCTGGACCGGTCGCATGCGACTGGTGTCACAAGGCGACAGCATTACGATAAAACTGGAAGACAAGATCACGGGCGAGCTGTTCGCCAAGTGTCCCATCGAACAGTATCCTGGGATAGCGGTAGAACCAGTCACTGATTCGTCCCGATACTTTGTCCTGAGGATCCAAGATGATAACGGACGGTCAGCGTTTATAGGTGTCGGCTTCTTAGACAGGTCTGACAGTTTTGATCTGAATGTTGCTCTTCAGGATCACTTTAAATGGTTAAAGAATCGAGAGCAGAtcgagaaggagaaggagaagccAAAACAGGAGTTAGATCTCAGATTTAAGGAAGGGGAAACCATCAAGATTAACATGAAGATTACT AAAAAGGATGGTAGCGAGGTTGCGTCCAAATCCAAACAACGTGCTAACTCAGCTGTGGGTCTTCCGCCTCCTCCGGGTGGTGTCAAAATTGCTCCACCACCTGCAAAGACGCCTACTTCCTCACCCGCGCATAAGCCACCACAAAGTCAAAATCAAGATGGTACGAGTTCGGAGTGGGGCGAGTATGCCAGTGCTTCTCAATCGGCATCGACATCGGcgccagcatcagcatcagCATCAGCATCAGCACCAGCACCAGCACCAGCAGCGCCCACAGTTAATGCCAGTTGGGTGCAAttctaa